From the genome of Brachyhypopomus gauderio isolate BG-103 chromosome 20, BGAUD_0.2, whole genome shotgun sequence, one region includes:
- the cnpy3 gene encoding protein canopy homolog 3: MNVLIFMLLVYVSTYSALKGDSDDWVHLPNKCEVCKFLSIEMKSALDETGKTKEVIETNYRFLDDKGAPPIKYVKSDIRFIEVMESVCSRILQYNLHKERDGSNRFAKGMSETFSTLHNLVHKGVKVVMDIPYELWNETSAEVADLKKQCDVMIEQYEDVIEDWYKGNQEEDLTNYLCEKHVLKGQDMSCLEESWVGKKGDMAAIAEDKKKKKNKKKAKGGEDGQKKEKKSKKKKKKGKVAEERLDKQKNEEGHTSAEEIQDSVPLQQEKTEL; this comes from the exons atgaatgtgttaatttttaTGTTATTGGTTTACGTAAGTACCTATTCGGCTCTTAAAGGCGACAGTGATGACTGGGTACATTTACCAAATAAATGTGAAG TGTGCAAGTTTCTGAGCATTGAAATGAAATCAGCATTAGACGAAACTGGCAAAACGAAGGAAGTTATAGAGACGAACTACCGTTTCCTGGACGATAAAGGTGCACCACCTATCAAATATGTTAAATC TGATATCCGTTTTATAGAAGTAATGGAAAGTGTGTGTTCAAGAATTCTGCAGTACAATCTCCACAAGGAGAGAGATGGCAGCAATCGCTTTGCCAAG GGCATGTCCGAGACGTTTTCCACCTTGCACAACCTGGTCCATAAGGGGGTGAAGGTTGTCATGGACATTCCTTACGAGCTGTGGAACGAGACAAGTGCGGAGGTGGCTGATCTCAAGAAGCAG TGTGACGTAATGATCGAGCAGTATGAAGACGTTATTGAAGACTGGTATAAAGGCAACCAGGAGGAAGACCTCACAAATTACCTGTGCGAGAAACATGTCCTGAAAGGACAAGACATGT CCTGCCTGGAAGAATCTTGGGTTGGGAAGAAAGGAGACATGGCAGCCATCgcagaagacaaaaagaaaaagaagaacaaGAAAAAGGCCAAAGGTGGTGAGGACGGCCAAAAAAAGGAGAAGAAgtcgaagaagaagaagaaaaaggggAAAGTGGCCGAGGAGCGCTTGGACAAGCAGAAAAATGAGGAGGGGCACACCTCCGCCGAGGAGATTCAGGACAGTGTCCCTCTTCAGCAGGAGAAAACTGAACTCTGA